CTGCAAATTTTACTtttcctttatatatatttgtatattagaTATTTTACACCAAACTTGCTTGTTTTCCCTTTCTCTAATGAACCAAGATCCTCTAAGAACTTTGACTGACTGTTAAAAAGCTGGAGACtctggacactggagactccttccaatgCAAGAATTAAACTCAAAATGAATCTCTCAGGAAGTTTctccacttaaaaaaaaatgcatttacatGGAGTGTCTTCATTTATTGTTACTACAGAATCTCTAACACATTACAATGAGAATAATAATACAGCATAAGCCTTTGATGAATCCTTCAACAGCACTGTGCTATAAGAGattattaaaatgtgaattttttttagagacactcaagttcttcacACATGTTGCATTACATCTATGAATGGTCCAAAAACCTTGATAACAgatattgtaataaacattttctttgctaataaaaaaatcaaataacaaAGTCATACCAAACGTCCCCGGAACACTGGCAATTCTTTTGGAGATCCCTTCATCataaaataaagagtaaaacaatgAGTTCAAGTGTTTCAGCTACATGTTGACAGCATTTAAAAAGTAACAGCAAAGTTGTTGCTCACCTTGTCTGACAGATTATACATGTACCTCACCAAGGCCTCAGCAATGATGACTACATTCCGCTTCAGCTTTCTGATGTCCACCTGAGACCTGCGTGTGCAAATGAGACAGCAAATAAACTTTGAGTAGTGGATTTAGCTCTTTTTTGGTTCccgaagacaaaaaaaattggaaTTTGTGTGTTGTTCATGCCCATTGCTATTGTTCAACTTTCCTGCTGTGTCACATGCTCCCCATTTACcctaattttttgttttatatatatatatatatatatatatatatatatatatatatatacacacatatatatatatatatacatatatatatatatatatgtatatatatatatatatatatatatatatatatatacacacctgcCTTTTATATCTGTTTTTGTCAGTCAGTTGTCGTTCagttgttttgtgtatgtgtggtttgGTGTGACGCCTTTATGTTTATCCAGGTGTCCATGTAGTCATGTTGTCTTGTCAGTTTTGTTTTAAGTTATTGTAACGAAGCAGTGCCTGGTTTTATCCTGCAGGTATGTCCAATATCTACCGTGGAGATCCATGTTCACTCCCTGCTTTAGGAAGAGTCTTCCTTCTGTTACACTATTACACTTAAAGTACAGTTAAATTCAATTTTGATTGCTTGATGTTGATTGCTGTTTACATGGTGTCAAGGATGGAGCCCCGGCGCTCTGATCTAGGGTCTTGCAGATGAGACAGAGTGAACCCTGGGATGTGTCTCATTCCATAGCACTCATGCTCCCATGCTAGAGTAGACTCTTGCAGGTTGATCTTCTTGTGTATGGTTCCAAACCTTACCCATGAAAACCTGGAGGAGATAACCTGCAAGGAATGGGGGATGCATGGATGGTGGTTTATGTTCAGTATGTGTATggatcaaaaaaaaatattatattaatggtGGTCTAGGGATGGTTTGTACTAGATATGGTCTCACATCTTCTAGCTGCTGGATGAAGTTAAACTGAGGCGTCTCTGGTTTTGGGGGTCGAGATACATGAAGGAAGAGTTCGTCACCAGCACCAAGAGAGTCCAAACAAAGAACGAAGGCCACGTTATCATGCAGTAGACTGGATTCTGTATAAAGATGggacatatttttatttgttgagcAAACTGTTTGTTTATCCACCAGCCTCATAATGACAAGAAATCTACAGATGTTGGATTTTGACCTGAGACTACTCATGATCAAGCAAGATCTTCTCACAATGACAATTCTATTCAATTATCATTCAGTGAATGACCTGTGAACTTCCCACAATGGCTGAACTAATCGATTGAACATCATCATTATACCGAGTCACTAACCTGCATGATCCATGTTTTCAGACAGCCAGCGTTTGGTACCGATGTAATTATATTTCCCACCACcagtaagaaagaaaaggaggtgAAACCTATAAACATGATCACAGAACAAGTGACAAGAGAAATATCCATCAtgatgccaacccatcacaggtcacactcacacacactcacatactaaTTCACATTACCGAACatttaaagatgccaatcagcctacgaCAAATgactttggactggaggagtaAATTGGGGTACATTAACGGACCTCCCCCTAAAGAAATATAGAGGTGGGTACTCAACCCCAAAACCTTAGGTGCACAGTAAACGTGCTAAATAAAAAGATCTTAATTAATATTCCCAATGTTAAATTACATCTTGTATCTTTCCCCAGAATAGCTGGAACTTACGGGGCCTTGTTGCGAGGATCACTGTAAAGCTGTTGAAAGAGTCGAGCCAGTTCTAGCAATATGGTGACACCACTGCCATTCGAGTCTGCACCATATGACATCCACTGGGAAACATACAGGCAAAACATGCATGAACAAAATCATATATGGTAATTGTAGATTCCATAATTTGTTCCATGATTgtgtatgtaattatttttatcgGTAACCATGGCTTACTGGAGAAAGACCAAACGAGTCATAATGGGCGGTGATAACAATCGTGGGTGGGTCTTCTCCAACTCCAGGAAGCACACCCTTGGAATAAAGGaatttctcactctcactctgacagATTATATATTTAGTCATATTTAACTGATGGTTTTCATCATTAAGGCAATCCATCAAGCTCACCTCTAATGTAATGATAGAGTTGTCAGTGATGGCCTTGATGGGGGAATTGTTGTTCACCAATATTTGAAATGCAGTGGTTGTGACCATACTTCGGAGTACTAGAACACCAAAACAACACGACAATGGAGTCTGAAAAAAGGATGCAAACTAGATAGGATTAATACAGATATTTTTTAACTAGAGGTgataaaggaaaaaagcaagATCCATCACAGTCATCCAGGTCATTTTGCAATCTTTAGTGGAAGTACGTCATTGAGACTGGAAATTCCATACACTTTCTagcacacatttattttcttggtTTTGACCCACTCAGGTATAGCTTAGCCAGCATGTTTAGGGTCAATGTCCAATTGAAGAACTGACTGATTTCCCTATCACTAATGGTCAAAGGCAACCCCATGACGTGATgttaccaccaccatgcttcaccatcGGAATGGTTGACCAGCAGCATGGGGTGTCCATCAAACATAGCCAACAATTTTCATTTGGTTTCATCAGCGCAGaggatatttttatattttatatattataatttaacCTCAATAAAACTGTTAAATAATAGTCTTTGCCGGTAATATAACTAGACtaactataaatatacagacaaTGTATTGGTAAGCTATCATTTGCAATTCCAAGAAATATCTCCTTGATCTCAAATACATTATGTCAATCTGAAACAAACTATCACTCAGCAAATCACTTATCATATATCTAGCCATCTCGCACCATTTTATGCCTCTGGATCTCAGACACTGTTGTGTGAAAAGTTcttaaaaagttattaaaactattaaaaagaTTCATAATTTCAACTACCACAAACAAGTTATTTACTAGTTAGCTACCCAGCTCAAAAGCATTCTAAACACACAGGAACTTTGTGGAAGAATTTGATAGATCACCTATCAGGTATTTGTAATtacaaaattttatattatcAAAAGGACaatatgcacaaacacaaattcCTAACAGCTGGTGAGCCAGCCAGGATATGTAAAATACAGAGATTGAACAATGTATGGAGTTATGTACCTATTAATTAATAATGCTTTTAATATTCAGTACTATTTTTCAAGATACATAACAGAAttaaacttgtgtttttttttttttatattccaaaTATTTTCTACTATTACCTCTTATCAGGACGAAGGCAGACTTTGTGGCTGCAGCGTGCTTCACTTCTTCATACATGTATAGAAGCTGCTCATCCTCAGGAACCACGTAAACAGGCATGAGCATCTCCATTGTCAAAGCCTCTGACTCCGTAACCATGAAACTCTGGAGATTAATTTTTAAACCAATAGCTCAGGAGATATGATACATTTATAGGAATATAATAAAGGATGATATGGTTTAAAACATCTTGAAGCAAAGCAAATCAGTCAAGCTTTTATCTACTGTACAACAACAAATCCTGGAGTCTTATATGACAGTAATGAGTTTTTtactcattaataaatattcatcatcagttaactctcagtgccggtacCAAGCccaggataaaatgggagggttatGTCAGGAAGTGCATACGGCGTAAAACCTGTTCCAAAActaattttctaattttaatCTAATACGGATTCAACCCAGAACAGGCAGCAgccaaatgaaaaataaataaataaataaatgaatgaatgtatatatactatctagttacatttaatgtaaaatcAATGCTCCTATTATTacatagcagctataaacattttttcctcttttttctatCTCTGTTTAATTATAcataacatgacaaaaaaaaaatatcaatgagTTTGTATCAAGAACGGATAAAGAGGTATAAAGaggatttacagtatataaaaaacagagaaaaagaaagtccaaataaaaagtatttaaccactaataataaaattaatgatTCATTAGT
This genomic interval from Tachysurus vachellii isolate PV-2020 chromosome 17, HZAU_Pvac_v1, whole genome shotgun sequence contains the following:
- the zgc:109965 gene encoding nicalin-1-like isoform X2; the encoded protein is MKETCSRSVTYRSLRMTALVLVFAQLLHASALPAASSYEFTAYRMQQYRLKQEKHGCHGAMVVAEARSPNDSSLTRRCVIMKLSDFTLDRFLQAKRQNAAAVLILIPQNTSNISEDVIQSFMVTESEALTMEMLMPVYVVPEDEQLLYMYEEVKHAAATKSAFVLIRVLRSMVTTTAFQILVNNNSPIKAITDNSIITLEGVLPGVGEDPPTIVITAHYDSFGLSPWMSYGADSNGSGVTILLELARLFQQLYSDPRNKAPFHLLFFLTGGGKYNYIGTKRWLSENMDHAESSLLHDNVAFVLCLDSLGAGDELFLHVSRPPKPETPQFNFIQQLEDVISSRFSWVRFGTIHKKINLQESTLAWEHECYGMRHIPGFTLSHLQDPRSERRGSILDTMSQVDIRKLKRNVVIIAEALVRYMYNLSDKGSPKELPVFRGRLEVLDSRITSLMTMLTSVPRATQLMDTEPQQTLLIDSLEQEFRRHLQQVYRHTFRQDHRDPDITFFDQMKQPMMMYRVKPAAFDLFLGGCIAGYLGLVYYAIQNFGNVYARLKAVLKNKLQ
- the zgc:109965 gene encoding nicalin-1-like isoform X1, translating into MVRLAYHQASTNPFEKHLVHATRRVSRRSPQIQNCSVYKMKETCSRSVTYRSLRMTALVLVFAQLLHASALPAASSYEFTAYRMQQYRLKQEKHGCHGAMVVAEARSPNDSSLTRRCVIMKLSDFTLDRFLQAKRQNAAAVLILIPQNTSNISEDVIQSFMVTESEALTMEMLMPVYVVPEDEQLLYMYEEVKHAAATKSAFVLIRVLRSMVTTTAFQILVNNNSPIKAITDNSIITLEGVLPGVGEDPPTIVITAHYDSFGLSPWMSYGADSNGSGVTILLELARLFQQLYSDPRNKAPFHLLFFLTGGGKYNYIGTKRWLSENMDHAESSLLHDNVAFVLCLDSLGAGDELFLHVSRPPKPETPQFNFIQQLEDVISSRFSWVRFGTIHKKINLQESTLAWEHECYGMRHIPGFTLSHLQDPRSERRGSILDTMSQVDIRKLKRNVVIIAEALVRYMYNLSDKGSPKELPVFRGRLEVLDSRITSLMTMLTSVPRATQLMDTEPQQTLLIDSLEQEFRRHLQQVYRHTFRQDHRDPDITFFDQMKQPMMMYRVKPAAFDLFLGGCIAGYLGLVYYAIQNFGNVYARLKAVLKNKLQ